The following proteins are encoded in a genomic region of Triticum dicoccoides isolate Atlit2015 ecotype Zavitan chromosome 1B, WEW_v2.0, whole genome shotgun sequence:
- the LOC119350488 gene encoding uncharacterized protein LOC119350488 translates to MPTALFNRNRGRESATSTRYSIPRAGGGSSLMARARTAMGRCLRRRRPRASRRDDRISALPDDLLLSVLRRLDIRTALGTAALSKRWARLNRELPVLNFSVEGMLPPRYHRWVQLCRGIGEAIFFQYERHAMTRELMPNITRYEHRAMRALTRSVESFLGTVARRRRVNRLRVEFFVTHNTGCLNQLIAEAVDAWGVDDLEAVAKPIYNQPGAVHTFGSHGLCKEPSAARLQSLKLGGCVLPPLHEYGALTTLVLQDIPDSTPEAAYEGVFTSCLQLQVLHLISCRCSGGRGVVVDTPMSKIRELVVDRCRFRRIRLRALPSLESLASEGIIVHLEESTSFPCLRKYNLTLCLGMTMQGFRQALAQHLKIEPETFLRRMPGITSLILRLTGPDRWIVPSSPPSPPLLPNLRRLLVADVPSSWDVSWPRLLLETAPSLKTLHVHIAACIEEKPGDEIPWRPTMVRHHHHLEEFVMVGYEGTKRQAYFVKFLMGACTVLRHVTMLRNGHARNKGHWDWELVTHQHLWTDEEKDDTLKHIMDGVSSSAAQVQLVLG, encoded by the coding sequence ATGCCGACGGCTCTATTTAATCGCAACCGCGGCCGTGAGTCGGCAACATCTACTCGCTACTCGATTCCTCGCGCGGGTGGAGGTAGCTCACTCATGGCCAGGGCCAGGACCGCGATGGGTCGAtgccttcgccgccgccggccgcgggCGTCCCGCCGCGACGACCGGATCAGCGCCCTCCCCGACGATCTCCTCCTTTCGGTCCTACGCCGCCTCGACATCCGGACGGCGCTCGGCACCGCCGCCCTCTCCAAGCGCTGGGCCCGCCTCAACCGTGAGCTCCCAGTCCTCAACTTCAGTGTCGAGGGCATGCTCCCGCCGCGCTACCACCGATGGGTCCAGCTCTGCCGCGGCATCGGGGAAGCTATTTTTTTCCAGTACGAAAGGCACGCAATGACACGGGAGCTCATGCCCAATATCACAAGGTACGAGCACCGGGCCATGCGCGCCCTGACCAGGTCCGTCGAGAGCTTCTTGGGCACCGTCGCTCGCCGGAGGAGGGTCAATAGGCTCAGGGTGGAGTTCTTCGTCACCCACAACACCGGCTGCCTGAACCAGCTCATCGCGGAGGCCGTCGACGCTTGGGGGGTGGACGACCTCGAAGCTGTTGCCAAGCCAATCTACAATCAACCAGGAGCAGTCCACACCTTTGGCAGCCATGGCCTGTGCAAGGAACCCAGCGCGGCACGCCTGCAAAGCCTCAAGCTTGGAGGCTGCGTGCTCCCGCCGTTGCACGAGTACGGCGCGCTCACCACGCTCGTCCTGCAAGACATACCGGATTCGACGCCCGAGGCAGCCTACGAGGGCGTCTTCACCTCGTGCCTGCAGCTGCAGGTGCTGCACCTCATCTCCTGCAGGTGCAGCGGGGGCAGGGGCGTGGTCGTGGACACCCCCATGTCGAAGATCAGGGAGCTCGTCGTGGACAGGTGCAGGTTCAGACGGATACGCCTGAGGGCTCTTCCTAGCCTCGAGAGCCTTGCCTCCGAGGGAATCATAGTGCACTTGGAGGAGTCCACCTCGTTTCCCTGTCTCAGGAAATATAACCTCACCTTGTGCCTCGGTATGACAATGCAAGGATTTCGCCAAGCTCTAGCGCAGCACCTGAAGATAGAGCCTGAAACGTTTCTTCGACGCATGCCGGGCATAACCAGCCTGATTCTCAGGCTCACTGGGCCTGACAGATGGATCGTGCCGTCGAGCCCCCCATCGCCGCCGTTGTTACCGAACCTGAGGAGGCTGCTGGTCGCCGATGTGCCTTCATCCTGGGATGTCTCGTGGCCCCGTCTCCTCCTCGAGACGGCGCCTTCCCTGAAGACCCTCCACGTCCACATCGCAGCTTGCATAGAAGAGAAGCCCGGTGATGAGATACCCTGGCGACCCACCATGGTTCGGCACCATCATCACTTGGAGGAGTTTGTGATGGTTGGTTATGAGGGAACAAAGAGGCAGGCCTACTTCGTCAAGTTTCTCATGGGAGCGTGCACGGTGTTGCGCCATGTCACAATGTTAAGGAACGGGCATGCTCGGAACAAAGGGCACTGGGACTGGGAGTTGGTGACACATCAACATTTGTGGACCGACGAGGAGAAGGACGACACACTGAAGCACATCATGGATGGGGTTTCTTCCTCGGCTGCCCAAGTTCAACTAGTTTTAGGCTGA